From Nerophis lumbriciformis linkage group LG13, RoL_Nlum_v2.1, whole genome shotgun sequence, one genomic window encodes:
- the LOC133613383 gene encoding uncharacterized protein isoform X2: MASCFVNPNDVANRLFSGLLDSLNINAEDSALYEEKVEEVVSSFQCLHSARGYESCLEAGSPTTECFQEDNQGAVKAPSGQKFGHVEGKDCGEEKGTSPSLTPSSPEEESCESVGVLKSTQELLEHNNGSIASYPALPCLDDDIQGAANSAAGDRRDSLISKSRTSSSQEERNEDVSTASAFQAADSTEGYIDAEQEERVESKSSSCFSKEEHRGEPSHVANDRFLTQESSGNGNSPTSGSSSGSQGARKPSWSSSGHEYDHEDYDNITPEEKVSEEQYGDANRQGFNPAEVSSDEDQSRPSKSLSPSPRAEQKGIGTSPLANSYQESDPAKIDSERETPSKSLSPSPREVQKGDRTPPFSSDEDGEKPSKSLSPSKSFSSLKSSSPSKSLSPSPREAQKVDRTPLFGSDEDEEKPSKSLSPSKSFSSIKSPSPSKSSSPSPREKQELEPVEVNRDEDMDKPSKCLRSSPHNGWSPGEKTLLGSTCHESDLVKVDNDKGKPSKSSSPSKSFNSSTFSSPSPREEQKEDRTPPFTSSSQYSVSGEVNGDEDKEKPSQSLGTSPQEGQKGEGTSPLTYSSQESYLVDVDCKEEIVPNRLSKSLSPSKRLSVPEETLNVMHDSFQGSFRHGSSSEPVSHSPAGCGDNIPGQPHSCSSAQEVDQVESDDGVILEDMVSSICSTRTSRRKDQNKEMYAFTEQDRKPSTPECIRVDRGSPAFSPEGLVRLDFHCVEDLALQSLIPSLLEKRNSIDTPVPTSQGKVLMEADCASKSLRASTEVVAGISSVPELSQHLSSAPPDHTGDINAGVILEDMVSSICSTRTSRRKDQNEEMYAFTEQDRKPSTPERIRVDRGSPAFSPEGLVRLDFHCVEDLALKSLSPSLLEKRNSIDTPVPTSQGKVLMEADCASKSLEASTEVVAGISSVPELSQHLSSAPPDHTGDINAEATMEPTHISSCLEIRHKLKNASKSSPQENISSVTQLLEKLFCDALETCSSTLFQTLVSQVDANGATMNAGRPSRRPVKKPPRTMRLAEDVKDTIVESKSDVRPEKAASSPETLLQNSPDMGD, translated from the exons ATGGCCTCATGTTTTGTAAACCCTAATGACGTTGCCAATAGGCTTTTTTCGGGCTTGTTGGACAGCCTGAACATCAACGCTGAAGACAGCGCGCTGTAcgaggagaaagtagaggaagtAGTTTCTTCATTTCAGTGTCTCCATTCGGCAAGGGGGTACGAAAGCTGCCTTGAAGCAGGCTCTCCAACCACCGAGTGTTTTCAAGAGGACAACCAAGGTGCGGTCAAAGCACCCTCTGGCCAAAAGTTTGGTCATGTAGAAGGCAAGGACTGTGGCGAAGAAAAGGGAACCTCTCCTTCTTTGACACCATCATCTCCTGAAGAGGAATCCTGTGAATCCGTAGGAGTCCTGAAGTCCACCCAAGAACTCTTGGAACACAACAATGGTTCTATTGCATCCTACCCAGCCTTGCCGTGCTTGGATGACGACATCCAGGGTGCAGCTAACTCAGCCGCCGGTGACCGCCGTGACAGTCTTATTTCAAAATCCAGGACGTCATCATCACAAGAGGAGCGGAACGAAGATGTGTCCACAGCCTCCGCTTTTCAGGCAGCTGATTCTACGGAGGGTTATATCGATGCGGAACAAGAGGAGAGGGTGGAGTCAAAATCCTCGAGCTGCTTCTCCAAAGAGGAGCACAGAGGAGAACCCTCACATGTTGCCAATGACAGGTTTTTGACTCAAGAATCCTCAGGAAACGGAAACAGTCCTACCTCGGGATCCTCGAGTGGCAGCCAGGGTGCTCGGAAACCATCCTGGAGCAGTAGTGGTCACGAATACGATCATGAGGATTATGATAACATCACACCAGAAGAAAAGGTGTCCGAGGAGCAGTATGGGGATGCAAATCGTCAGGGGTTCAATCCTGCAGAGGTCAGTAGTGACGAGGACCAAAGTAGACCATCAAAATCTTTGAGTCCGTCACCAAGGGCGGAGCAGAAAGGCATTGGCACATCACCTTTGGCAAATTCTTATCAAGAGTCAGATCCTGCCAAGATTGATAGTGAAAGAGAGACTCCATCAAAATCTTTAAGCCCATCCCCACGAGAGGTTCAAAAAGGAGATAGAACACCGCCCTTCAGTAGTGATGAGGATGGGGAGAAACCATCAAAATCTTTAAGTCCATCAAAATCCTTCAGTTCATTAAAATCCTCCAGTCCATCAAAATCTTTAAGCCCATCCCCACGAGAGGCTCAGAAAGTAGATAGAACACCGCTCTTTGGTAGTGATGAGGATGAGGAGAAACCATCAAAATCTTTAAGTCCATCAAAATCCTTCAGTTCGATAAAATCCCCCAGTCCATCAAAATCTTCAAGCCCATCACCACGAGAGAAGCAGGAGTTAGAGCCTGTGGAGGTTAATAGAGATGAAGACATGGATAAACCATCAAAATGCTTGCGCTCATCACCACACAACGGGTGGAGTCCAGGTGAAAAAACACTCTTGGGCTCTACTTGTCATGAGTCAGATCTTGTAAAGGTTGATAATGATAAAGGGAAACCATCAAAATCCTCCAGTCCATCAAAATCATTCAATTCATCAACATTTTCGAGCCCATCACCACGAGAGGAGCAGAAAGAGGACAGGACACCACCTTTTACCAGTTCTAGTCAGTACTCAGTTTCTGGAGAGGTCAATGGTGATGAGGACAAGGAGAAACCATCACAATCTTTGGGTACATCACCACAAGAGGGGCAGAAAGGAGAAGGAACATCACCCCTGACTTACTCTTCTCAAGAGTCATATCTGGTAGATGTTGATTGTAAAGAGGAGATAGTGCCAAACAGGTTATCAAAATCTTTGAGTCCATCAAAGAGATTGTCTGTCCCTGAAGAGACCTTGAATGTTATGCATGATTCCTTTCAAGGATCCTTTAGACATGGAAGCAGCTCAGAACCGGTGAGCCACTCCCCAGCGGGTTGTGGCGACAACATCCCGGGCCAACCACACTCGTGCTCCAGTGCTCAAGAAGTAGATCAGGTGGAGAGTGATGACGGTGTCATACTAGAAGACATGGTGTCATCGATTTGCTCCACCCGTACATCTCGACGTAAGGACCAGAACAAAGAAATGTATGCGTTTACTGAACAAGACCGCAAGCCATCAACTCCAGAATGTATAAGAGTTGACAGAGGTTCTCCAGCCTTCTCCCCTGAAGGCTTGGTACGCTTGGACTTTCATTGTGTTGAAGACTTGGCATTACAATCTTTGATCCCATCCCTTTTAGAAAAGCGAAATTCAATTGATACACCTGTCCCCACCTCTCAAGGGAAGGTGCTCATGGAAGCAGACTGTGCATCAAAATCCCTGAGAGCTTCTACGGAGGTTGTTGCAGGCATCAGTTCAGTTCCAGAATTATCACAACATTTAAGTTCTGCGCCACCCGACCACACCGGAGATATCAATGCTGGTGTCATACTAGAAGACATGGTGTCATCGATTTGCTCCACCCGTACATCTCGACGTAAGGACCAGAACGAAGAAATGTATGCGTTTACTGAACAAGACCGCAAGCCATCAACTCCAGAACGTATAAGAGTTGACAGAGGTTCTCCAGCCTTCTCCCCTGAAGGCTTGGTACGCTTGGACTTTCATTGTGTTGAAGACTTGGCATTAAAATCTTTGAGCCCATCCCTTTTAGAAAAGCGAAATTCAATTGATACACCTGTCCCCACCTCTCAAGGGAAGGTGCTCATGGAAGCAGACTGTGCATCAAAATCCCTGGAAGCTTCTACAGAGGTTGTTGCAGGCATCAGTTCAGTTCCAGAATTATCACAGCATTTAAGTTCTGCGCCACCTGACCACACCGGAGATATCAATGCTGAGGCTACTATGGAACCAACCCACATCTCCTCTTGTCTGGAAATCagacacaaactcaaaaatgcatCAAAGTCTTCCCCGCAAGAGAACATCAGTTCGGTGACACAACTTCTGGAGAAGCTCTTTTGTGATGCTCTAGAAACCTGTTCCAGCACCTTATTTCAGACTTTAGTTAGTCAGGTAGATGCCAATGGTGCTACTATGAATGCAGGCAGGCCTTCAAGAAGACCAGTAAAGAAACCACCACGGACAATGAGATTAGCTGAAGATGTCAAAGACACAATCGTTGAATCTAAATCAGATGTTAGACCCGAGAAGGCTGCTTCGAGTCCGGAG ACTCTTCTGCAGAACTCTCCGGACATGGGCGATTGA